One Gimesia aquarii DNA segment encodes these proteins:
- the yidD gene encoding membrane protein insertion efficiency factor YidD, giving the protein MKRMALQIARLLYQIPSLILIGLVRLYQMTLSHFIGGQCRFHPTCSEYFIQAVRKYGAVKGAFKGILRICRCHPFHPGGFDPP; this is encoded by the coding sequence ATGAAACGGATGGCTTTGCAAATCGCCCGCTTGCTGTATCAGATCCCCAGTTTGATCCTGATAGGCCTGGTCCGACTTTATCAGATGACGTTAAGCCATTTCATCGGAGGACAATGTCGATTTCACCCAACTTGCAGTGAATATTTCATTCAGGCAGTTAGGAAATATGGAGCCGTAAAAGGAGCTTTTAAAGGCATCTTACGTATTTGTCGATGCCATCCCTTTCATCCAGGCGGATTCGACCCTCCCTAA
- a CDS encoding 2Fe-2S iron-sulfur cluster-binding protein, whose protein sequence is MPKLTVENVGEFDVEAGKRLVLALTDDAHIDQLHACGGASRCTTCRVEFVEGEPGQMTVAEKNTLEAREVSDCRLSCQILCDHDMTVRVISRLEGSGRADAGNRPKDDIEPQPVEWTDK, encoded by the coding sequence ATGCCAAAACTGACTGTGGAAAATGTAGGAGAATTTGATGTGGAAGCAGGTAAGCGGCTCGTACTAGCCTTAACCGATGATGCCCATATTGATCAATTACATGCTTGTGGTGGAGCAAGTCGCTGTACGACATGTCGAGTTGAGTTCGTTGAAGGTGAGCCAGGTCAAATGACCGTAGCCGAGAAAAACACCCTTGAAGCCCGTGAAGTATCTGATTGCCGATTAAGTTGTCAAATTCTTTGCGATCATGATATGACTGTCCGTGTAATAAGCCGCCTAGAAGGAAGTGGTCGAGCTGATGCCGGTAACAGACCTAAAGACGATATTGAACCACAACCTGTCGAATGGACTGACAAGTAA
- the rnpA gene encoding ribonuclease P protein component, whose amino-acid sequence MNQFDFPRADRIRSQQDFADVYSARQRAGDKNLLIFAITNQLERCRLGVSVSKKNGNAVMRARKKRMIREAFRLVQHQLPKGLDLIVIPRPEVEANLKQYQHSLKQLTQKLYRRLEHKQSG is encoded by the coding sequence GTGAATCAATTTGATTTTCCAAGAGCAGACAGGATTCGCAGCCAGCAGGATTTTGCAGATGTCTACTCAGCAAGACAGAGAGCAGGCGACAAAAATTTATTAATATTTGCCATCACAAATCAACTCGAACGATGTAGACTAGGTGTCAGTGTTTCCAAAAAAAACGGAAATGCAGTCATGCGTGCTAGAAAAAAAAGAATGATTCGGGAAGCATTTCGACTAGTACAACATCAACTTCCGAAAGGATTGGACCTGATTGTTATCCCACGTCCTGAGGTTGAGGCAAATTTAAAGCAGTATCAGCACTCATTGAAACAACTCACGCAAAAACTTTATCGACGACTGGAGCATAAGCAAAGCGGATGA
- a CDS encoding universal stress protein, which yields MIDMKKILVPTDFSEFGEQALVYGCEFAKRFGAELHLLNVVQDAVAMFPEPNMMGTSMNDLVADMQHLAQKQLAEMPDFPGMEEIKVVREVRVGPAFLEIIRYANKAEIDLIVIGTHGRTGIKHMLLGSVAEKVVRKAPCPVLTVSHPEREFVMPT from the coding sequence ATGATAGATATGAAAAAAATTCTCGTCCCCACTGACTTCAGTGAATTTGGCGAACAAGCTCTTGTATATGGTTGCGAGTTTGCGAAACGATTTGGTGCTGAGTTACACCTGCTCAATGTAGTACAGGACGCGGTTGCTATGTTCCCGGAACCAAACATGATGGGAACGTCCATGAATGATCTGGTTGCCGATATGCAGCATTTAGCACAAAAACAATTGGCAGAAATGCCTGATTTTCCCGGAATGGAAGAAATCAAGGTCGTACGTGAAGTTCGAGTAGGTCCCGCGTTTCTGGAAATTATACGTTATGCAAACAAAGCAGAAATCGACTTGATTGTCATTGGAACTCATGGTCGTACTGGCATCAAACACATGCTACTGGGAAGTGTTGCGGAAAAAGTGGTTCGAAAAGCACCCTGCCCTGTACTAACGGTTTCTCACCCAGAACGTGAATTTGTGATGCCCACTTAA